Proteins from a genomic interval of Medicago truncatula cultivar Jemalong A17 chromosome 3, MtrunA17r5.0-ANR, whole genome shotgun sequence:
- the LOC25490804 gene encoding peroxidase 11 codes for MARFQNFQSRIYGDYESTSVKNPISDNQFNNLKSICPLTGGGDNNITAMDYMTPYLFDNSFYQLLLKGEGVLNSDQEMYSSVFGIETRELVKKYAADLLAFFKQFSDSMVKMGNITNSESFVTGEVRKNCRFVNT; via the coding sequence ATGGCAAGGTTTCAGAATTTCCAATCAAGAATATATGGAGACTATGAATCAACTTCAGTGAAAAATCCAATCTCAGATAATCAGTTCAACAACCTGAAATCTATTTGTCCACTAACTGGAGGAGGAGACAATAATATAACAGCAATGGATTACATGACGCCTTATCTCTTCGACAATTCTTTCTACCAGTTACTATTAAAAGGCGAGGGAGTTCTTAACTCAGATCAAGAAATGTACTCGAGTGTGTTCGGAATTGAAACAAGAGAGCTTGTCAAGAAGTATGCAGCCGACCTTCTTGCTTTCTTCAAGCAATTCTCTGATTCAATGGTCAAAATGGGAAATATCACAAATTCAGAAAGCTTCGTCACCGGAGAAGTTAGGAAAAATTGCAGATTTGTAAACAcataa